The following are encoded in a window of Prochlorococcus marinus str. MIT 1013 genomic DNA:
- the murQ gene encoding N-acetylmuramic acid 6-phosphate etherase, with product MINFNINSKDYNYQILTEQINIISNELDTKSTNEIVNIFSEADKEPQKAVEKAIPEIINAIDQITTRLKSNGRLFYIGTGTSGRLGVLDASECPPTFCTDPDLVQGIIAGGVPSLTRSSESLEDVAEASVADLKDRHFSNRDVLIGITASGRTPYVVGALNYSKSINALTISISSVPESDSTLDNDIDIRLITGPEILAGSTRLKAGTATKMALNIISTSVMIKLDKVYGNRMIDLSVSNDKLMNRAIGIISDIGSVDNETAVQLLKKTNGSVKLSLLIAMSGMDVIEAKQLLSDSNGNLRTALIKVKSD from the coding sequence ATGATTAATTTCAATATTAACTCAAAAGATTATAATTACCAAATTCTAACTGAACAGATTAATATTATATCAAACGAATTAGATACTAAATCTACGAATGAAATAGTCAATATTTTTTCTGAAGCTGATAAAGAACCTCAAAAGGCTGTTGAAAAAGCTATTCCAGAAATAATTAATGCTATTGATCAAATCACAACAAGACTTAAATCAAATGGTAGATTATTTTATATTGGTACTGGTACTTCAGGAAGATTAGGGGTCCTTGATGCCTCAGAATGTCCTCCAACCTTTTGCACTGATCCAGATTTGGTTCAAGGAATAATTGCTGGTGGTGTACCATCTCTAACAAGAAGTTCTGAATCTCTAGAGGATGTAGCTGAGGCTTCTGTTGCTGATCTTAAAGATAGACATTTTTCAAATAGAGACGTTTTAATTGGTATAACAGCTAGTGGCAGAACTCCATATGTTGTTGGGGCATTAAACTATTCAAAAAGTATAAATGCACTAACTATTTCTATTTCATCAGTTCCAGAAAGTGATTCAACTTTAGATAATGATATCGATATTAGGCTTATTACTGGACCAGAGATTCTTGCAGGCTCAACAAGATTAAAAGCTGGAACTGCTACAAAGATGGCATTAAATATAATTTCTACATCTGTGATGATTAAATTAGATAAGGTTTATGGAAATAGAATGATTGATTTATCAGTAAGCAACGATAAATTAATGAATAGAGCAATTGGTATTATATCTGATATTGGCTCAGTTGATAATGAAACTGCTGTTCAACTTTTAAAGAAGACAAATGGATCAGTAAAATTATCTTTATTAATTGCTATGTCTGGGATGGATGTTATTGAGGCTAAGCAATTACTTAGTGATTCAAATGGAAATTTAAGAACAGCACTAATTAAGGTTAAAAGTGATTGA
- a CDS encoding peptidylprolyl isomerase: MSKVLMNTDKGQLSIDLFDNDAPKTVENFLKLVKEGFYDGLSFHRVINGFMAQGGCPNTREGSRGTPGTGGPGYSINCEINSNKHVAGSLSMAHAGKDTGGSQFFLVHAPQPHLDGVHTVFGKTDDMKILLSITNGTKINSVSLIK, from the coding sequence ATGTCTAAAGTATTGATGAACACAGATAAAGGCCAATTGTCTATTGACCTATTTGATAATGATGCACCCAAAACAGTAGAAAACTTTTTGAAACTTGTTAAAGAGGGGTTTTATGACGGCCTTTCTTTCCACAGAGTAATTAATGGCTTTATGGCTCAAGGTGGATGTCCGAATACAAGAGAGGGATCAAGAGGAACTCCTGGAACTGGGGGTCCTGGATATTCCATTAATTGTGAAATTAATTCAAACAAACATGTTGCTGGTTCTCTTTCAATGGCGCATGCAGGAAAGGATACTGGTGGCAGCCAATTCTTTTTAGTTCATGCTCCACAGCCACATTTGGATGGAGTACATACTGTTTTTGGTAAAACTGATGATATGAAAATCCTTCTATCTATTACTAATGGAACTAAAATTAATAGTGTAAGTCTTATAAAATAG
- the ribBA gene encoding bifunctional 3,4-dihydroxy-2-butanone-4-phosphate synthase/GTP cyclohydrolase II yields MKSEDCYEVEFDDIADALAAIRNGECVVVVDDEKRENEGDLICAAQFATPQQINFMATEARGLICLAMQGERLDQLDLPLMVDRNTDSNQTAFTVSIDAGPEFGVSTGISAEDRAKTIQVALNSQTKPIDLRRPGHIFPLRAKIGGVLKRAGHTEAAVDLSLLAGLSPAGVICEIQNLDGSMARLPELKKYAKEKKLKLISIADLIHYRLENERFVYRQAIAKLPSLFGDFKAIGYKNELDGSEHVAIIKGDPENLKEPVLVRMHSECLTGDAFGSLRCDCRPQLEAALSRISEEGEGVVVYLRQEGRGIGLVNKLKAYNLQDGGLDTVEANEKLGFPADLRNYGVGAQILTDLGINRLKLLTNNPRKIAGLGGYGLQVESRVPLVICPGDHNAAYLEVKREKLGHLFDNNIQANLNNERQNIVVYWDGKVDNNELKHFEDKANKWSENHFLNISIQNTPRLIALCENPLFIWNVRHRDIKTHLEGNLIDKRLLESLLKELCNWKNTKRIGIIKTVNYERLLHPSQNILIEKKEISELSKFENSPLFGWDLKDKTTTIEWS; encoded by the coding sequence TTGAAATCAGAAGATTGTTATGAAGTTGAATTTGATGATATAGCGGATGCTCTTGCTGCTATAAGAAACGGTGAATGTGTTGTAGTAGTTGATGATGAAAAGAGAGAAAACGAAGGAGATTTGATCTGTGCTGCTCAATTTGCGACTCCTCAGCAAATAAATTTTATGGCAACTGAAGCTAGAGGTTTGATATGTCTAGCAATGCAAGGGGAAAGATTAGACCAGTTAGATCTACCTTTAATGGTCGACAGGAATACCGATTCCAATCAAACAGCATTCACTGTAAGTATCGACGCAGGTCCTGAATTTGGTGTATCAACTGGTATATCAGCAGAAGATAGAGCTAAAACAATTCAAGTTGCTCTTAATAGTCAAACAAAACCAATAGATTTAAGAAGACCGGGCCATATTTTTCCCTTAAGAGCAAAAATTGGTGGGGTATTAAAAAGAGCTGGGCATACGGAAGCAGCAGTAGATTTATCTTTGTTAGCGGGTCTATCTCCTGCAGGCGTTATCTGTGAAATCCAAAACCTGGATGGCTCAATGGCAAGACTTCCAGAGTTGAAAAAATATGCGAAGGAAAAAAAATTAAAGTTGATAAGTATTGCAGATTTAATTCATTATAGGCTTGAAAATGAGCGCTTTGTATACAGACAAGCAATTGCAAAGTTACCAAGCCTCTTTGGAGATTTTAAGGCAATAGGTTATAAGAACGAATTGGATGGATCTGAACACGTAGCAATAATAAAAGGGGATCCAGAGAATTTAAAAGAGCCAGTATTAGTTCGAATGCATTCGGAGTGTCTAACTGGAGATGCATTTGGATCGTTAAGGTGCGATTGCAGACCCCAATTAGAAGCGGCCTTATCAAGAATATCTGAAGAAGGAGAAGGAGTTGTTGTATATCTAAGGCAGGAAGGTAGAGGAATAGGTTTAGTTAACAAATTAAAAGCCTATAATTTGCAAGATGGAGGATTAGATACGGTTGAAGCTAATGAGAAATTGGGTTTTCCTGCAGACTTAAGAAATTATGGAGTAGGTGCACAAATATTGACAGATTTAGGAATAAACAGACTTAAGTTATTAACAAATAATCCAAGAAAAATAGCTGGACTTGGAGGATACGGACTTCAAGTTGAATCAAGAGTACCTCTAGTGATATGTCCTGGAGATCACAATGCAGCATATCTGGAAGTAAAAAGAGAAAAGCTTGGACATTTATTTGATAATAATATTCAGGCAAATTTAAACAATGAAAGACAAAACATTGTTGTTTATTGGGATGGTAAAGTTGACAATAATGAATTAAAACATTTTGAAGACAAAGCAAATAAATGGTCAGAAAATCATTTTTTAAATATTTCTATTCAAAACACTCCAAGGTTGATCGCTCTATGTGAAAACCCATTATTCATATGGAATGTTAGACATAGAGATATTAAGACTCATTTAGAAGGAAACTTGATAGATAAAAGGTTACTGGAGTCACTTCTTAAAGAACTATGTAATTGGAAAAACACAAAAAGAATCGGAATAATTAAGACAGTTAATTATGAAAGACTTTTGCATCCATCACAAAATATATTAATTGAAAAGAAAGAAATCAGCGAACTTTCAAAATTTGAAAATTCGCCTTTATTTGGTTGGGATTTAAAAGATAAAACCACTACTATTGAATGGAGTTAA
- the argC gene encoding N-acetyl-gamma-glutamyl-phosphate reductase — protein MAISTSKAGRIAIIGASGYGGLQLVKLINEHPSFEISTLNGERSAGKSWNEINPFMKLVGDKDITKSNIDEIAQDSDYAILSLPNGLSSQLTPLLLEKGIKVIDLSADYRFKSLKKWKEVYSKEAAKYQRYDYELCQEAIYGFSEEFKNEISKSRLIACPGCYPTSSLSVLIPFLKQGLIESEGIIIDAKSGTSGGGRNPSEQLLLSECSESIKPYGVIGHRHRAEIERIASHFAGHEVNLQFTPHLVPMVRGILSTVYARLRDPGLTAEDCKIVIEAFYKNQPFIDILPVGIYPATKWVKNTNKIMISVEVDKRNGRIVLMSVIDNLLKGQAGQAIQNLNIMHGLESDIGLPKITYYP, from the coding sequence ATGGCAATAAGTACATCGAAAGCTGGGAGGATCGCAATTATTGGAGCATCTGGATATGGAGGACTTCAACTGGTTAAGTTGATTAATGAACATCCAAGCTTTGAGATTTCAACTTTAAATGGAGAGCGATCAGCAGGTAAGAGCTGGAATGAAATAAATCCTTTTATGAAACTTGTGGGGGATAAAGATATAACTAAAAGCAATATTGATGAAATCGCTCAAGATTCTGATTATGCGATATTGAGTCTGCCAAACGGCTTATCATCGCAATTAACCCCTTTATTATTAGAAAAAGGTATTAAAGTAATAGATTTATCAGCTGATTATAGATTTAAATCATTGAAAAAATGGAAGGAAGTATATTCCAAAGAAGCTGCAAAATATCAAAGATATGACTATGAATTATGTCAAGAGGCTATTTATGGCTTTTCAGAGGAATTTAAAAATGAAATATCAAAATCTAGATTAATTGCTTGCCCAGGTTGTTACCCAACCTCATCTCTTAGTGTCCTTATTCCATTCTTAAAACAAGGATTAATAGAAAGTGAAGGAATTATTATTGATGCAAAATCTGGTACATCCGGCGGAGGTAGAAATCCAAGTGAACAACTCTTACTCTCTGAATGCTCTGAATCAATTAAGCCCTATGGAGTCATTGGGCATAGGCATAGGGCAGAGATAGAAAGAATCGCTAGTCACTTTGCTGGTCATGAAGTCAACTTGCAATTTACGCCTCATTTGGTGCCAATGGTTAGAGGTATTTTATCGACAGTTTATGCTCGTTTAAGAGATCCTGGATTAACAGCAGAAGACTGCAAAATTGTAATTGAAGCTTTTTATAAAAATCAACCATTTATTGATATTTTGCCTGTGGGTATTTATCCAGCTACTAAATGGGTTAAAAATACTAATAAAATTATGATTTCAGTTGAAGTTGATAAACGTAATGGAAGAATAGTACTGATGAGTGTTATTGATAATCTTCTAAAAGGTCAAGCAGGGCAGGCTATACAAAATTTAAATATTATGCACGGACTTGAATCAGATATTGGTCTTCCTAAGATTACTTATTACCCCTGA
- the purN gene encoding phosphoribosylglycinamide formyltransferase: protein MKKDNKKYMEKNISYDLNEHCLISPLDSESPLFEPKIRLGVLASGNGSNFEYIIKSIQNNQLNAEISILIVNNPDCLAIKKAIKYKIPYVIINHRDCQTRLEHDMLVLKKLEDLSVELIVMAGWMRIAGEELINRYINRLINIHPSLLPSFKGINAIQQAIDERVTITGCTVHYVKKEVDSGSIIIQAAVPIQEHDNKETLTKRIQQMEHIILPLAIAKVAMNIRTGFRGNK from the coding sequence ATGAAAAAAGATAATAAAAAATATATGGAGAAGAATATATCTTATGATTTAAATGAACATTGCCTGATTAGCCCACTAGATTCAGAAAGCCCTTTATTTGAGCCTAAAATAAGATTAGGTGTCCTTGCTTCCGGTAATGGCTCTAATTTTGAGTACATTATTAAATCAATTCAAAATAACCAACTTAATGCAGAAATTTCTATATTAATTGTCAATAATCCTGATTGCTTAGCAATAAAAAAGGCTATCAAATACAAAATACCCTATGTAATTATTAACCATAGAGATTGTCAAACAAGATTAGAACATGACATGCTGGTATTAAAAAAACTGGAGGATTTATCCGTAGAACTAATTGTTATGGCTGGATGGATGAGAATTGCTGGAGAAGAATTAATTAATAGATATATAAACCGACTAATTAATATACATCCATCACTATTACCTTCTTTTAAAGGCATTAATGCAATACAGCAGGCAATAGACGAGAGGGTTACTATTACGGGTTGTACGGTTCACTATGTAAAAAAGGAAGTTGATTCTGGCTCAATAATTATTCAAGCTGCAGTCCCTATTCAAGAACATGATAATAAAGAGACTTTAACAAAAAGAATTCAACAAATGGAACATATAATATTACCTTTAGCGATAGCAAAAGTAGCCATGAATATAAGAACTGGCTTCAGGGGTAATAAGTAA
- a CDS encoding glucose-6-phosphate isomerase: MEITDIFQMNNNDKWLRYCDLLFSDDSLGFWLDISRMNVEKSDFEKFKDIYSKAFDSLESLENGSIANIDESRQVGHYWLRNPKIAPSKEISDSITKEIQDITKFGASILNGEITNSDGKKYTDVFWIGIGGSGLGPLLINESFKRESIGMNLHFLDNVDPEGISHKLNSILPNIESTLFVVVSKSGGTPEPLIGMEQAMKFVHDNNQNWSSRAIAITTKGSKLDALAASENWLNIFDLPDWVGGRTSITGAVGLLPASLIGADINKFLDGASQMDSLTREKDIKNNPAALLSLAWYKSGNGKGLRDMVVLPYRDRLQVFSRYLQQLVMESLGKKLDRDGNQVNQGIAVYGNKGSTDQHAYVQQLRDGIDNFFVNFIEILHDPAEIVEVKNKRPGDYLSGFLQGTRAALTEGGRQNLTITFKSFDESSLGALIALFERAVSLYAELINVNAYNQPGVEAGKKAATNIINLQKEIEELLEDGKERTLRQINDALFTDSTESIYLILRKLSENSDHYSVNGNQSNPDQLIISKN; encoded by the coding sequence ATGGAAATAACTGACATCTTCCAGATGAATAACAACGATAAATGGTTAAGGTACTGCGATCTTTTATTTAGCGATGATTCATTAGGCTTTTGGCTAGATATAAGCAGAATGAATGTGGAGAAGAGTGATTTTGAAAAATTTAAGGACATTTATTCAAAAGCTTTTGATTCTTTAGAAAGTCTTGAGAATGGATCGATTGCCAATATTGATGAAAGCAGGCAAGTTGGTCATTACTGGCTTCGAAATCCGAAGATTGCTCCAAGTAAGGAAATTTCAGACTCCATCACCAAAGAAATTCAAGACATAACAAAGTTTGGAGCATCAATATTAAATGGTGAAATAACTAACAGCGATGGAAAAAAATATACAGATGTTTTTTGGATAGGTATAGGTGGTAGTGGTTTAGGTCCGTTACTTATTAACGAGTCATTTAAGAGAGAGTCAATTGGAATGAATCTACATTTTCTAGACAATGTAGACCCCGAGGGGATTTCTCATAAATTAAATTCCATTCTTCCTAATATTGAATCAACTTTGTTTGTAGTTGTTAGTAAATCAGGTGGCACTCCTGAACCTTTGATAGGAATGGAGCAAGCCATGAAGTTTGTTCACGATAACAACCAGAACTGGTCATCTCGAGCGATAGCAATTACTACAAAAGGTAGTAAGTTAGATGCCTTAGCTGCTAGCGAAAATTGGTTAAATATCTTTGATTTACCTGATTGGGTTGGTGGAAGGACAAGTATTACTGGTGCTGTTGGATTATTACCTGCCTCCCTAATTGGCGCTGACATTAACAAGTTTTTAGATGGAGCATCTCAAATGGATTCTCTAACAAGAGAAAAAGATATTAAAAATAATCCAGCGGCACTTTTATCCTTAGCTTGGTACAAATCTGGAAATGGAAAAGGGTTAAGAGATATGGTTGTACTTCCCTATAGAGACAGATTACAAGTTTTCAGTAGATATCTTCAACAACTTGTGATGGAATCCTTAGGTAAGAAGTTAGATAGAGATGGAAATCAAGTTAATCAAGGTATCGCAGTTTATGGAAATAAAGGTTCTACTGATCAGCATGCATATGTGCAGCAATTAAGAGATGGTATTGATAATTTCTTTGTTAATTTCATTGAGATTCTCCACGATCCAGCAGAGATAGTTGAAGTAAAAAATAAACGACCTGGGGATTACTTGTCTGGATTTCTTCAAGGAACAAGAGCAGCATTAACTGAAGGTGGGAGACAGAATTTGACAATCACATTTAAATCATTTGACGAGTCAAGTCTTGGAGCTTTAATTGCATTATTTGAACGAGCAGTAAGTTTATATGCTGAATTGATTAATGTTAATGCTTACAATCAACCAGGAGTTGAAGCTGGGAAAAAAGCCGCTACAAACATAATTAATCTACAAAAAGAAATTGAAGAACTTTTGGAAGATGGAAAAGAAAGAACTTTAAGACAAATTAATGATGCATTGTTTACTGACTCAACTGAGTCGATATATTTGATTCTGAGAAAACTTTCTGAAAATTCAGATCATTATTCAGTGAATGGTAATCAATCAAATCCAGATCAATTAATTATTTCGAAAAACTGA
- the leuS gene encoding leucine--tRNA ligase — MNNTTSEISDQRYEPREIEAYWQKEWANQGLYRTNTDVNKDNTFYALSMFPYPSGSLHMGHVRNYVITDVLARYKRMQGYNVLHPMGWDSFGLPAENAAIERDTSPSTWTDKNISQMKNQLDRLGLSIDWSKEVTTCKEDYYKWTQYIFNQLHKNNLAYQKKATVNWDPIDQTVLANEQVDAEGKSWRSGAKVEKKELNQWFLRITSFAEDLNNDLAQLNDWPERVRVMQKNWIGKSIGAEITFDIKNHNQKITAFTTRIDTIYGVSYLVLASNHPLIDQLINDKDINQLIEFRKTQEKLSDLERNSDSRKKLGMYLGVNAINPADNKEIPIWIGDYVIMEYGTGAVMGVPAHDSRDYKFAKSYDLPINYVIRPNNDEDDSYLNAEYVDKGIMINSDTFNGIDSHIAKTKILELGSNANWAKPKTTYKLRDWLISRQRYWGCPIPIINCKKCGQVRVPDDDLPVSLPIDIKLTGKGKSPLTTKTEWINTCCPKCGNEAKRETDTMDTFMCSSWYFLRYINPENKQNPFIKSEIDKWLPVKQYVGGIEHAILHLLYSRFLTKALKSCGLLNIDEPFKKLLTQGMVQAITFKNPNNNKYFSKYQIKDINDPKDPITGENIDIIYEKMSKSKYNGVDPSLVIDKYGADTARMFILFKAPPEKDLEWDDSDVEGQYRFIQRLWKFVINTLELTKSKSRLNIEKEQSKDDEALRLINIAIKEITDDLNNLQFNTAISELMKAVNGLSSIVNNCSNESLTNVVSILVKITSPFSPHIAEELWKTIGNTQSIHLQSWPKFDASALEQDSFKLMIQINGKVRGSIDASKNLSKDELGDIAIKSDAAQKWIDGKEPKRIIVVPNKLVNIVI, encoded by the coding sequence TTGAATAATACTACTTCAGAGATTAGTGACCAGCGTTACGAGCCTCGTGAGATAGAAGCTTATTGGCAAAAAGAGTGGGCTAATCAAGGGCTCTATAGAACAAATACTGATGTAAACAAAGACAATACTTTTTACGCCTTGTCAATGTTCCCATACCCATCGGGTTCCTTACATATGGGGCACGTGAGGAATTATGTCATTACAGATGTACTGGCTAGATATAAAAGGATGCAAGGTTATAACGTTCTTCATCCAATGGGATGGGATTCCTTCGGTTTACCGGCTGAAAATGCAGCAATAGAAAGAGACACGAGTCCATCAACCTGGACAGATAAAAATATTTCACAAATGAAAAATCAATTAGATCGACTTGGATTATCAATAGATTGGTCTAAAGAAGTTACTACTTGCAAAGAAGATTATTATAAATGGACTCAATATATATTTAATCAATTACATAAAAATAATCTTGCCTATCAAAAAAAAGCAACGGTAAATTGGGATCCGATTGATCAAACTGTTCTTGCAAATGAACAAGTAGATGCTGAAGGTAAATCGTGGAGATCTGGAGCTAAAGTTGAGAAAAAGGAATTAAACCAGTGGTTTCTACGAATTACTAGTTTTGCCGAAGATCTAAATAATGACTTAGCTCAGCTTAATGACTGGCCAGAGAGAGTCAGGGTTATGCAAAAAAATTGGATTGGTAAGTCAATCGGAGCAGAAATAACATTTGATATCAAAAATCATAACCAAAAAATAACAGCTTTCACTACAAGAATAGATACAATCTATGGAGTAAGTTATCTGGTCTTAGCTTCAAATCATCCATTAATTGATCAATTAATAAATGATAAAGATATTAATCAATTAATAGAGTTTAGGAAAACACAAGAAAAGTTAAGTGATCTAGAACGTAATTCAGATAGTAGAAAAAAACTTGGAATGTATTTAGGAGTAAATGCAATTAATCCAGCAGATAATAAAGAGATACCTATTTGGATTGGCGATTATGTGATTATGGAATATGGAACAGGAGCTGTTATGGGTGTTCCTGCTCATGATAGTAGAGATTATAAGTTTGCTAAATCATATGATTTACCAATTAATTATGTCATAAGACCCAATAATGATGAAGATGATAGTTATTTAAATGCTGAGTACGTAGATAAGGGAATCATGATCAATTCAGATACATTCAATGGAATTGATTCTCATATTGCAAAAACAAAAATACTTGAATTAGGTTCAAATGCTAATTGGGCAAAACCAAAAACTACGTATAAGTTAAGGGATTGGCTTATATCTAGACAAAGATATTGGGGTTGTCCGATTCCGATAATTAATTGTAAGAAGTGTGGTCAAGTAAGAGTTCCAGACGATGATCTACCTGTTTCTCTGCCTATTGATATTAAATTAACTGGTAAAGGAAAGTCACCTTTAACCACTAAAACAGAATGGATAAACACTTGTTGTCCTAAATGTGGAAATGAAGCAAAAAGAGAAACTGACACAATGGACACTTTTATGTGTTCATCATGGTACTTTTTAAGATATATAAACCCTGAAAATAAACAAAATCCATTTATAAAAAGCGAAATAGATAAATGGCTTCCTGTTAAACAATACGTAGGTGGTATTGAGCACGCAATCCTTCATTTACTTTATTCAAGATTTTTAACCAAAGCTCTGAAAAGCTGTGGATTATTAAATATTGATGAACCCTTTAAGAAGCTATTAACTCAGGGAATGGTTCAAGCTATTACTTTTAAAAATCCAAATAATAATAAATATTTTTCAAAATATCAAATTAAAGATATTAATGATCCTAAAGATCCAATAACTGGAGAAAATATTGATATTATCTACGAAAAGATGTCAAAGTCTAAATATAATGGTGTAGACCCATCATTAGTCATAGATAAATATGGTGCAGACACAGCCAGAATGTTTATTCTTTTTAAAGCTCCTCCTGAAAAAGATTTAGAATGGGATGATTCAGATGTTGAAGGACAATATCGATTTATACAGAGACTCTGGAAATTTGTTATTAATACTTTAGAACTAACAAAGAGTAAATCAAGATTAAATATAGAAAAAGAACAGTCTAAAGATGATGAAGCTTTACGTCTAATTAATATTGCTATTAAAGAAATTACTGATGATTTGAACAATCTTCAATTTAATACAGCAATATCTGAACTTATGAAAGCTGTGAATGGCCTAAGTTCAATAGTTAATAACTGTAGTAATGAAAGTCTAACTAATGTTGTTTCAATATTAGTTAAAATAACTTCTCCATTTTCTCCTCATATTGCAGAGGAGCTTTGGAAGACAATCGGAAATACTCAAAGTATTCATCTTCAGTCATGGCCAAAATTCGATGCAAGTGCGCTTGAACAAGATAGCTTTAAACTTATGATCCAAATTAACGGAAAAGTTAGGGGATCAATCGATGCCAGTAAAAATCTATCTAAAGATGAATTAGGGGATATAGCTATCAAAAGTGATGCGGCTCAGAAATGGATAGATGGAAAAGAACCAAAACGGATAATTGTGGTTCCAAATAAATTAGTGAATATAGTTATTTAG
- the dapF gene encoding diaminopimelate epimerase has translation MKYNFSKYQGLGNDFIIFDARGNNLDNLFTENKDNFIEHLCHRNFGIGADGIILVLDSKNKCFVKMRIFNSDGSEPEMCGNGIRCLIAFLNDNNEINDKSEIRIETKAGLILTSIAGNENIKVNMGEPILSPEDIPTKLLMNNLPVPNGKITINDEILNVYAASMGNPHMIVFVDKIDNIPFEEWGRFLEKHNTFPNDTNVHFVELIDKSNIKVKVWERGCGPTLACGTGACACLVVTSKLGKTLNNANIYLPGGKLEIEWPNQAGPVLMQGPALKVFHGEIDI, from the coding sequence ATGAAATATAATTTCTCAAAATATCAAGGACTTGGTAACGATTTTATTATCTTTGATGCACGTGGTAATAACTTAGATAATTTATTTACTGAAAATAAAGATAACTTTATTGAACATCTATGTCATAGAAATTTTGGCATAGGAGCTGATGGAATTATTCTTGTATTAGATTCCAAAAATAAATGTTTTGTGAAAATGAGGATATTTAATTCTGATGGTTCTGAACCAGAAATGTGTGGCAATGGTATAAGATGCTTGATTGCTTTTTTAAACGATAATAATGAAATTAATGATAAGTCTGAGATTCGAATAGAAACTAAAGCTGGTCTGATTCTCACCTCTATTGCTGGTAATGAAAATATTAAAGTAAATATGGGAGAACCTATTCTTTCTCCTGAAGATATACCTACTAAATTGTTAATGAATAATTTACCAGTTCCTAATGGAAAGATTACAATAAATGATGAAATTTTAAATGTTTATGCTGCTAGTATGGGCAATCCTCATATGATCGTATTTGTTGATAAAATTGACAATATACCATTCGAAGAATGGGGAAGATTCCTTGAAAAACACAATACATTTCCTAATGATACCAATGTTCACTTTGTTGAATTAATTGATAAATCAAATATTAAAGTTAAGGTATGGGAAAGGGGTTGCGGGCCAACACTAGCTTGTGGCACAGGGGCTTGCGCGTGTCTGGTCGTAACATCCAAGTTAGGTAAAACTTTAAACAACGCTAACATTTATTTACCAGGTGGCAAATTAGAAATTGAATGGCCCAACCAAGCAGGTCCAGTTTTAATGCAGGGGCCTGCCTTAAAAGTATTTCATGGCGAGATAGATATTTAA